The Chordicoccus furentiruminis DNA window CGCCGATAATCAGTACATCATAATGCTTTGCAGCTGCTTCCATTGATACTCCTTTTTTCTGTCAATCCCCGTGGATGCGCCGTTACCCCTCGACAATCAGATAGGTTCCGTCCGGAAGAGGGAATACCTCGGCCTGCTCTTCCAGCTCCCCGTCGTCGAGATCGGAGACATCCATCCCCGATTCGTCGAGAATCCGGCGGACCTCGTCAAGCGAACCGGCCGTCTGGGCAAGGCAGTCCTCGAGAAAGGCTTCCGCCTCCTCCCGGGTCCCGGCCACCGGCTCGTCGAACAGCTGCCCCTGACGGGCCAGAAACGTATCCAGACATTCCTCGCTGTATTCTTCCATTTCCGTTCAGCCTCCGATCTGTTTTCTGCCTTCCAGCCGCCGGATGAGATCCGGGATCTCACGCGGCGCGGCGATCACTTCGTCCGCCCCGTTCTCTTCCAGCTCCTTCCGGTCCCGGTAGCCCCACAGCACGCCCACTGTATACATATGCGCATTTTCCCCCGTCCGCATGTCGGTCCACGTATCGCCGAAATAGACGCATTCCTCCGGCTCTGCGCCGAGCCGGGCGGCTGCCGCCAGCGCGCCCGCCGGATCCGGCTTGATCGGGACCTTGTCGGTCTGCCCCTGCACATGGTCAAAGAGACTGCCGTACACGCCGCTCACGCTTTCCCGGGCGGCGTCGTCCGGCTTGTTGGAGAAGACGGCGATCCCGATGCCTTCCCGCTTCAGCGTCTCCAGTGCTTCGGTCATCCCCTCATAGGGACGCGCGCCGTAGAGCGGCCGTTCCGCCAGATACATCCGGTTGAGCCGGTCACCCGCCTCCACGTTCTCCGGCGTGAAGCCGCCCGCCTTTTTCAGGCAGCGGATCACAAGATTTCTCGAGCCGTCGCCGCAGTAATACCGGTATTCGTCCTCCGGCAGCGGCGCATAGCCGAGAGCGTCCAGCATCCGGTTGCCCGCCAGGGCGATCGCCTTCAGCGTATAGATAATCGTGCCGTCGAGATCAAATATGCATGCCTTTACCCGCATGA harbors:
- a CDS encoding HAD family hydrolase, which translates into the protein MRVKACIFDLDGTIIYTLKAIALAGNRMLDALGYAPLPEDEYRYYCGDGSRNLVIRCLKKAGGFTPENVEAGDRLNRMYLAERPLYGARPYEGMTEALETLKREGIGIAVFSNKPDDAARESVSGVYGSLFDHVQGQTDKVPIKPDPAGALAAAARLGAEPEECVYFGDTWTDMRTGENAHMYTVGVLWGYRDRKELEENGADEVIAAPREIPDLIRRLEGRKQIGG
- a CDS encoding glyoxalase, yielding MEEYSEECLDTFLARQGQLFDEPVAGTREEAEAFLEDCLAQTAGSLDEVRRILDESGMDVSDLDDGELEEQAEVFPLPDGTYLIVEG